A genomic stretch from Leptotrichia sp. HSP-536 includes:
- the gmd gene encoding GDP-mannose 4,6-dehydratase — protein MKKRALITGITGQDGSYLAELLLEKGYEVYGLIRRKSVITFGNIEHRKDEINFIYADMTDLVSLVNAMRISQADEVYNLAAQSFVGTSWEQPVATVDIDGIGALNMLEAIKAVKPEARFYQASTSEMFGLVQAIPQNEDTPFYPRSPYGVAKLYGHWITKNYRESYDMYACSGILFNHESERRGKEFVTRKITDAVARIKLGVQDVLELGNLDAKRDWGHAKDYVKAMWLMLQQDKADDYVIATNETRTVREFVERAFKYVDIDIVWEGKDEKEIGKDAKTGKTVVRVNPKFFRPAEVDILIGNPAKGEAALGWKREISFAELVERMVKNDLELVEKEIKLNSY, from the coding sequence ATGAAAAAAAGAGCTTTAATAACAGGAATAACAGGACAGGATGGTTCGTATTTAGCGGAGTTACTATTGGAAAAAGGATATGAAGTATATGGATTAATTAGAAGAAAAAGTGTAATTACTTTTGGAAATATAGAGCATAGAAAAGATGAAATAAATTTTATATATGCTGATATGACAGACTTGGTTTCGTTAGTCAATGCAATGAGAATATCTCAAGCTGATGAAGTGTATAATCTGGCAGCTCAATCGTTTGTTGGAACATCATGGGAACAACCTGTAGCAACTGTTGATATTGATGGAATTGGAGCTTTAAATATGTTGGAAGCTATAAAAGCAGTGAAACCAGAAGCAAGGTTTTACCAAGCATCTACGAGTGAAATGTTTGGATTGGTTCAAGCAATTCCTCAAAATGAAGATACACCTTTTTATCCTAGAAGTCCATATGGAGTAGCAAAACTTTATGGGCATTGGATTACTAAAAATTACAGAGAGAGTTATGATATGTATGCATGTTCAGGGATATTGTTTAATCATGAATCTGAAAGAAGAGGAAAAGAGTTTGTTACTAGAAAAATCACAGATGCAGTAGCTAGAATAAAATTAGGAGTACAAGATGTTTTAGAATTAGGAAATTTAGACGCAAAACGTGATTGGGGACATGCAAAAGATTATGTAAAAGCAATGTGGTTAATGTTACAACAAGATAAAGCAGATGATTATGTGATTGCAACAAATGAAACTAGAACTGTTAGAGAGTTTGTAGAAAGAGCATTTAAGTATGTAGATATTGATATTGTTTGGGAAGGAAAAGATGAAAAAGAAATAGGGAAAGATGCTAAAACTGGAAAAACAGTAGTAAGAGTAAATCCTAAATTTTTTAGACCTGCAGAAGTTGATATCTTAATTGGAAATCCTGCAAAAGGTGAAGCAGCACTAGGTTGGAAAAGAGAAATTTCATTTGCTGAATTAGTTGAAAGAATGGTAAAAAATGATTTAGAGTTAGTTGAAAAAGAAATTAAATTGAATAGTTATTAA
- a CDS encoding NAD-dependent epimerase/dehydratase family protein, translating into MKEKKILITGAFGFIGKYVLKKIKDNDLDFLAIDIQKVLDISSENQRVISLLDKENLGEVIKWYKPNVIVHLAAIALVTHKNTGEIYNVNVQGTENLLESAQNYCDKNTRVILASTAGVYGNQNVDKYGEDLAYNPANHYSYSKVITEYLSKQYKEDLDIVVIRPFNIIGVGQSEKFLVPKLVEHFADRKEKLSVGNISSFRDYVDVEYCAEVIMELILRKKLDFDILNICSGIPTNGEMIIQLLQEITDFKPKIEISSDFVRKNEVWRMIGDTTRLWEFMNGKKSQSVKDILVKMLDYYKNR; encoded by the coding sequence ATGAAAGAAAAAAAAATTTTAATAACAGGAGCCTTTGGATTTATAGGCAAGTATGTACTTAAAAAAATTAAAGATAATGATTTAGACTTTTTAGCTATTGATATTCAAAAAGTTCTAGATATTTCATCAGAAAATCAAAGAGTTATTTCTCTGTTAGATAAAGAAAATTTGGGTGAAGTTATAAAATGGTATAAACCTAATGTTATAGTACATTTAGCAGCAATTGCATTGGTTACTCATAAAAATACTGGAGAAATTTATAATGTAAATGTTCAAGGAACAGAAAATTTATTAGAATCAGCACAAAATTATTGCGACAAAAATACTAGAGTAATTTTGGCAAGTACAGCAGGAGTTTATGGAAATCAAAATGTAGATAAATACGGAGAAGATCTTGCTTATAATCCAGCAAATCATTATTCATATAGTAAGGTGATTACAGAATATTTAAGTAAACAGTATAAAGAGGATTTAGATATTGTAGTAATAAGACCGTTTAACATTATAGGAGTTGGTCAAAGTGAAAAATTTTTAGTTCCTAAGTTGGTAGAACATTTTGCAGATAGAAAAGAAAAACTTTCTGTTGGAAATATATCATCTTTTAGAGATTATGTAGATGTTGAATATTGTGCAGAAGTTATAATGGAATTAATATTAAGAAAAAAATTAGATTTTGATATTCTTAATATTTGTTCAGGAATTCCAACAAATGGTGAAATGATAATACAATTGCTTCAGGAAATAACAGATTTCAAACCTAAAATTGAGATTTCATCAGATTTTGTTAGAAAAAATGAAGTTTGGAGAATGATTGGAGATACAACAAGATTATGGGAATTTATGAACGGTAAGAAATCTCAAAGTGTAAAAGATATATTAGTAAAAATGTTAGATTATTATAAAAATAGATAA
- a CDS encoding mannose-1-phosphate guanylyltransferase, with translation MTSIVIMAGGKGERFWPKSRINLPKQFLSLTDDGKSMIQHTVERVKSLVDIENVYVVTNEMYKNLVLEHIPDIPKENIIIEPVAKNTAPCIGLAAMHIVKKNINSKMIILPSDHLIKFNEVFIDTLKIALDVVEKGDNLATIGITPNYPETGYGYINFTKGESFKDSANIYEVLRFVEKPNLEKAKEYLTSGQYLWNSGMFVWKASTILKNFKEYLPEIYEGLQKIGESINTRKYEEVLKKEFSNLPSESIDYGIMEKAKNIYVIPGNFGWDDVGSWLSLERINKTNQDGNVISGNVISIKTKNSIIQGNEKLIATIGLEDIVIVDTDDVTLICHKDNTQEVKEIISNLKICNRNEYL, from the coding sequence TTGACTTCAATAGTAATAATGGCTGGTGGAAAAGGTGAAAGGTTCTGGCCTAAAAGTCGAATAAATTTACCAAAGCAATTTTTATCTTTAACAGATGATGGGAAATCCATGATACAACATACTGTTGAAAGGGTAAAAAGTTTAGTAGACATTGAAAATGTTTATGTGGTAACAAATGAAATGTATAAAAATTTGGTCTTAGAACATATTCCAGATATACCAAAAGAAAATATTATCATTGAACCAGTTGCAAAAAATACAGCACCTTGTATTGGACTTGCTGCAATGCATATTGTGAAAAAGAATATAAATTCAAAAATGATAATTTTACCTTCAGATCATCTAATTAAATTTAATGAAGTTTTTATTGATACACTGAAAATAGCATTAGATGTTGTTGAAAAAGGTGATAATTTAGCGACAATAGGAATTACTCCAAATTATCCTGAAACAGGATATGGATATATTAATTTTACAAAAGGCGAAAGTTTTAAAGATAGTGCGAATATTTATGAAGTTTTACGTTTTGTAGAAAAGCCAAATTTAGAAAAAGCAAAAGAATACTTAACAAGTGGACAATATTTATGGAATAGCGGAATGTTTGTGTGGAAGGCATCAACTATTTTAAAAAACTTTAAGGAATATTTGCCAGAAATTTATGAAGGACTACAAAAAATTGGAGAATCAATAAATACAAGAAAATATGAAGAAGTATTAAAAAAAGAATTTTCAAATCTTCCATCAGAATCCATAGATTATGGAATAATGGAAAAAGCTAAAAATATTTATGTCATTCCAGGAAATTTTGGATGGGATGATGTAGGAAGTTGGCTTTCACTTGAAAGAATCAATAAAACAAATCAAGATGGAAATGTTATAAGTGGAAATGTTATAAGCATAAAAACAAAAAATTCAATAATACAAGGTAATGAAAAACTCATCGCAACTATCGGATTAGAAGATATAGTAATTGTGGATACTGATGATGTGACATTAATTTGTCATAAAGATAATACACAGGAAGTTAAAGAAATTATCAGTAATCTAAAAATTTGTAATAGAAATGAATATTTATAA
- the rfbA gene encoding glucose-1-phosphate thymidylyltransferase RfbA, which produces MKGIILAGGSGTRLFPLTKSISKQILPVYDKPMIYYPLSVLMLANIKDILIISTLRDVPLFERLLGNGEQLGINIKYKVQDSPNGIAEAFLIGEEFIGNDNVALILGDNIFYGNGLSKILEDSVTYFQIYEKQVTNKKGAIIFGYPVKNPSDYGVVQFDKDGNVVSLQEKPEKAKSNFAIPGLYFYDNTVIKKSKMLKPSERKELEITSINELYLLEKKIKTKILGRGMTWFDTGTPKGLLEASNFVEAIQNRQGFYIACLEEIAYTKGWIGKEMLVKIINKLKNCDYKKYLESLLKK; this is translated from the coding sequence ATGAAAGGAATAATTTTAGCAGGTGGATCTGGTACACGGCTTTTTCCATTGACAAAGTCGATTTCTAAACAAATATTGCCAGTTTATGATAAACCTATGATTTATTATCCTTTATCTGTTCTTATGCTTGCAAATATAAAGGATATTTTAATAATTTCTACTTTAAGAGATGTTCCATTATTTGAAAGACTGCTTGGAAATGGCGAACAATTAGGGATAAATATTAAATATAAGGTTCAAGATAGTCCTAATGGTATTGCTGAGGCATTTTTAATTGGTGAAGAATTTATTGGTAATGATAATGTTGCTTTAATTTTAGGAGACAATATATTTTATGGGAATGGACTTTCAAAAATTCTTGAAGATTCTGTTACTTACTTTCAAATTTATGAAAAACAAGTTACAAATAAAAAGGGTGCAATAATTTTTGGATATCCAGTCAAAAATCCAAGTGATTATGGAGTTGTCCAGTTTGATAAAGATGGAAATGTTGTTTCTTTGCAGGAAAAACCTGAAAAAGCTAAGTCAAACTTTGCAATTCCTGGATTATATTTTTATGATAATACAGTTATAAAAAAATCCAAAATGTTAAAGCCATCGGAACGAAAAGAATTAGAAATAACATCAATTAATGAGCTTTATTTACTTGAAAAAAAAATAAAAACAAAAATTTTAGGAAGAGGAATGACCTGGTTTGATACTGGAACGCCGAAAGGATTATTAGAAGCTTCAAATTTTGTGGAAGCTATTCAAAATAGACAAGGTTTTTATATTGCCTGTCTTGAAGAAATTGCCTATACAAAAGGCTGGATAGGTAAAGAAATGCTTGTTAAAATAATAAATAAGTTAAAAAATTGTGATTATAAAAAATATTTAGAAAGTTTATTAAAAAAATAA